The Procambarus clarkii isolate CNS0578487 chromosome 56, FALCON_Pclarkii_2.0, whole genome shotgun sequence genome includes a region encoding these proteins:
- the LOC138353215 gene encoding prophage side tail fiber protein homolog StfR-like, with product MSQPRSCASNRAPLASNRAPLASNRAPLASNRAPLASNRAPLASHRAPLASHRAPLASHRAPLASHRAPLASHRAPLASHRAPLASHRAPLASNRAPLASNRAPLASNRAPLASNRAPLASNRAPLASNRAPLASNRAPLASNRAPLASNRAPLASNRAPLASNRASLASNRASLISAGMHLTLYIWRVIPPAVLDALPADGHSSRITIKHELCERVIRQGRCMFVEAAVMIAGRGSVPRVCQDSRETLRVCQDSRETLRVCQDSRETLRVCQDSRETLRMSRNGGKNFTDEPEWREKLHG from the exons atgtcacagccccgctcctgtgccag CAACCGAGCCCCGCTGGCTAGCAACCGAGCCCCGCTGGCTAGCAACCGAGCCCCGCTGGCTAGCAACCGAGCCCCGCTGGCTAGCAACCGAGCCCCGCTGGCTAGCCACCGAGCCCCGCTGGCTAGCCACCGAGCCCCGCTGGCTAGCCACCGAGCCCCGCTGGCTAGCCACCGAGCCCCGCTGGCTAGCCACCGAGCCCCGCTGGCTAGCCACCGAGCCCCGCTGGCTAGCCACCGAGCCCCGCTGGCTAGCAACCGAGCCCCGCTGGCTAGCAACCGAGCCCCGCTGGCTAGCAACCGAGCCCCGCTGGCTAGCAACCGAGCCCCGCTGGCTAGCAACCGAGCCCCGCTGGCTAGCAACCGAGCCCCGCTGGCTAGCAACCGAGCCCCGCTGGCTAGCAACCGAGCCCCGCTGGCTAGCAACCGAGCCCCGCTGGCTAGCAACCGAGCCCCGCTGGCTAGCAACCGAGCCTCGCTGGCTAGCAACCGGGCCTCACTGATCTCTGCGGGGATGCATCTGACGCTCTACATATGGCGGGTAATTCCGCCAGCCGTCCTCGACGCCCTACCAGCTGACGGCCACAGCTCCCGGATCACAATTAAACATGAATTGTGTGAAAGAGTCATCCGACAGGGACGGTGCATGTTTGTGGAGGCGGCAGTCATGATCGCAGGGCGGGGAAGTGTGCCACGGGTGTGCCAAGATAGCAGGGAAACTTTACGGGTGTGCCAAGATAGCAGGGAAACTTTACGGGTGTGCCAAGATAGCAGGGAAACTTTACGGGTGTGCCAAGATAGCAGGGAAACTTTACGAATGAGCCGAAATGGCGGGAAAAACTTCACAGATGAGCCGGAATGGCGGGAAAAACTTCACGGATGA